A section of the Rhizobium sp. BG4 genome encodes:
- a CDS encoding glyoxalase superfamily protein, translating to MRDFRDAKIMAKALRQALASRDIFLTHSETLEIVARQFGFDQWNILAAKLDEAEGSSSAIALELPIPIFRIFDVAKAMEFYCGFLGFTLDWEHRFGENFPLYCQVSRGKLIMHLSEHSGDASPGAKAFVWMTGVRAFQAELSAKDYRYMKPGIEDAPWGWEVTVIDPFSNRIAFCEKK from the coding sequence ATGCGCGATTTTCGCGATGCCAAGATCATGGCAAAAGCACTGCGGCAAGCTCTTGCGAGCCGCGATATTTTCCTCACCCACAGCGAGACATTGGAGATCGTGGCCCGGCAATTCGGCTTCGATCAATGGAATATCCTCGCCGCCAAGCTGGACGAGGCGGAAGGCTCGAGTTCAGCGATTGCGCTGGAGCTGCCGATCCCGATCTTCCGCATCTTCGATGTGGCAAAGGCCATGGAGTTCTATTGCGGCTTCCTGGGCTTCACGCTCGATTGGGAACACCGCTTCGGCGAGAACTTCCCGCTCTATTGCCAGGTTTCGCGCGGCAAGCTGATCATGCATCTCAGCGAGCATTCCGGCGATGCGAGCCCCGGCGCCAAGGCATTCGTGTGGATGACAGGCGTGCGCGCCTTCCAAGCGGAACTGTCGGCCAAGGACTATCGCTACATGAAGCCGGGGATCGAGGACGCCCCCTGGGGATGGGAAGTGACCGTCATCGATCCGTTCAGCAACCGGATCGCCTTCTGCGAAAAGAAGTGA
- a CDS encoding alpha/beta hydrolase, which produces MEFADDELFKFDEDGAEPLPASGAEGRVSSDGAEIWCASYGAGPAVILLHGGLGNAGNWGYQVPALVDAGYRVIVIDSRGHGRSTRDDRPFSYVLMSDDVLAVMDRLEIEEASVIGWSDGACTALILADRHPERVSGVFFFACNMDATGTLEFHPTPVIDRCFSRHRKDYQALSATPDGFEAFVADVGKMMQSEPNYTAGELAAIKVPVTVAIGESDEFIRREHMNYLAKTIPDAELILMPSVSHFAPLQRPALFNREVLAFLGS; this is translated from the coding sequence ATGGAATTCGCCGACGACGAGCTCTTCAAGTTCGATGAAGACGGCGCCGAACCGCTCCCCGCCTCCGGCGCCGAAGGCCGGGTATCGAGTGACGGTGCTGAGATCTGGTGCGCCAGCTATGGCGCCGGTCCGGCGGTGATCCTGCTGCATGGCGGGCTCGGGAATGCCGGGAATTGGGGCTATCAGGTGCCGGCGCTCGTCGATGCCGGATATCGCGTCATCGTCATAGACAGCCGTGGCCATGGCCGCAGCACGCGCGACGACCGGCCGTTCAGCTATGTGCTGATGTCCGACGACGTGCTTGCCGTGATGGATCGCCTGGAGATTGAGGAGGCATCGGTCATCGGCTGGAGCGACGGCGCGTGCACGGCGCTGATCCTTGCCGACCGGCATCCGGAGCGCGTCTCGGGCGTGTTCTTCTTCGCCTGCAACATGGATGCGACTGGAACGCTCGAGTTCCACCCTACGCCCGTCATAGACCGCTGCTTCAGCCGTCACCGGAAGGATTACCAAGCGCTTTCGGCAACGCCCGATGGTTTCGAGGCTTTCGTTGCCGATGTCGGGAAGATGATGCAGAGCGAGCCGAATTATACGGCGGGAGAGCTAGCGGCGATCAAGGTGCCGGTCACTGTTGCGATCGGCGAGAGCGACGAGTTCATCCGCCGCGAACATATGAATTATCTCGCGAAGACAATCCCTGACGCTGAGCTCATTCTCATGCCCAGCGTCAGCCATTTTGCGCCGCTGCAGCGGCCAGCACTCTTCAATCGCGAGGTGCTGGCCTTTCTCGGCAGCTGA
- a CDS encoding orotate phosphoribosyltransferase yields MTKTTFPDRAIMAELLAKMLWEIKAVHFNAEQPYKLASGMASPVYIDCRKLLSYPRVRSAVMDFAASVITRDAGFERFDCIAGGETAGIPFAALLADRLSLPMIYVRKKPKGHGRNAQIEGHMPEGSRVLVIEDLTTAGGSMFTFIDAIRAAGGIVDHGMALFYYGIFNEGALRFADGKVKLHHIATWRNVLAVAKEQKLFDEKTLSEVEAFLDAPLAWSGRNGGVSELSL; encoded by the coding sequence ATGACCAAGACGACATTTCCCGACCGCGCCATTATGGCAGAACTCCTTGCCAAGATGCTCTGGGAAATCAAGGCGGTCCACTTCAATGCCGAGCAGCCCTATAAGCTCGCCTCCGGCATGGCGAGCCCCGTCTATATCGATTGCCGCAAGCTGCTCTCCTATCCGCGCGTCCGCTCGGCGGTGATGGATTTCGCCGCCAGCGTCATCACCCGCGACGCCGGCTTCGAGCGCTTCGATTGCATCGCCGGCGGCGAGACGGCCGGTATCCCTTTCGCAGCGCTCTTGGCAGATCGCCTCAGCCTGCCGATGATCTATGTTCGCAAGAAGCCGAAGGGTCACGGCCGTAATGCCCAGATCGAGGGTCATATGCCCGAGGGGTCGCGCGTTCTCGTCATCGAGGATCTGACGACTGCCGGCGGCAGCATGTTCACCTTCATCGATGCGATCCGCGCAGCCGGCGGCATCGTCGATCACGGCATGGCGCTCTTCTATTACGGCATCTTTAATGAAGGCGCCTTGCGCTTTGCCGACGGCAAGGTGAAGCTCCACCATATCGCTACCTGGCGCAACGTTCTGGCCGTCGCCAAGGAGCAGAAGCTGTTCGATGAGAAGACGCTGAGCGAAGTCGAAGCCTTCCTGGACGCGCCGCTCGCCTGGTCCGGCCGGAACGGTGGCGTAAGTGAGCTTTCGCTCTAG
- a CDS encoding carbohydrate kinase, whose protein sequence is MILCCGEALIDMLPRETTLGEKGFAPYAGGAIFNTAIALGRLGVPTAFFTGIADDMMGEILLGTLKASNVDYSPCAITPRPSTIAFVKLVNGQATYAFYDEGTAGRMITTDDLPVLGDDCEALHFGAISLIPSPCGETYEALLDREAAKRVISLDPNIRPGFIKNKEAHMARIKRMAAKSDILKFSDEDLEWFGLEGSHDDLAAYWLKQGAKLVVITKGAEGASGYTNERKVTVPSERVTVVDTVGAGDTFDAGVLASLKMDNLLTKAQVASLDEKALGNALALGAKAAAVTVSRAGANPPWAREIGL, encoded by the coding sequence ATGATTTTGTGCTGTGGCGAAGCGCTGATCGATATGCTGCCGCGTGAGACGACGCTGGGTGAAAAGGGCTTTGCGCCCTATGCCGGCGGCGCGATCTTCAATACCGCGATTGCGCTCGGCCGCCTGGGCGTGCCGACTGCCTTTTTCACCGGCATTGCCGATGACATGATGGGCGAGATCCTGCTTGGCACGCTGAAGGCCAGCAATGTCGATTATAGCCCCTGCGCAATCACGCCGCGGCCCTCGACCATCGCCTTCGTAAAGCTCGTCAACGGCCAGGCGACCTACGCCTTCTACGACGAGGGCACCGCAGGGCGGATGATCACCACCGATGACCTTCCTGTTCTCGGTGACGATTGCGAAGCGCTGCATTTCGGCGCCATCAGCCTGATCCCGAGCCCCTGCGGCGAGACCTATGAGGCGCTGCTCGATCGCGAAGCCGCCAAGCGCGTCATCTCGCTCGATCCGAACATCCGCCCGGGCTTCATCAAGAACAAGGAAGCCCACATGGCGCGCATCAAGCGCATGGCCGCCAAGTCGGATATCCTGAAGTTCTCCGACGAGGACCTCGAATGGTTCGGCCTCGAAGGCAGCCATGACGATCTCGCTGCCTACTGGCTGAAGCAGGGCGCCAAGCTCGTAGTCATCACCAAGGGCGCCGAAGGCGCATCCGGCTACACCAATGAGCGCAAGGTCACCGTGCCGAGCGAGCGCGTGACCGTGGTCGATACGGTCGGTGCCGGCGATACGTTCGATGCCGGCGTCCTGGCGTCGCTCAAGATGGACAACCTGCTGACCAAGGCGCAGGTCGCCTCGCTCGACGAGAAGGCGCTGGGCAATGCCCTGGCGCTCGGCGCCAAGGCTGCGGCCGTCACCGTCTCCCGTGCTGGCGCAAATCCGCCATGGGCGCGCGAAATCGGCCTCTGA
- a CDS encoding TetR/AcrR family transcriptional regulator has product MDDKTPVRRRRQAVPGGQPRRIPSQQRGRDRFEKILAVAAELIEKNGSDALKMSEIVEKAELSFGALYQYFPDKTSIIRTLAERFNEEGRRCVEEELSKVTDAASLHRALGTITDEYYRFFRREPVMRDIWHATQADRLLRAVDAEDMEFHAQALFSVLKRLWPERRESDLLPAARLLMQLLAAAVRYAISLDDEEGETAIALYKKMLPADLERLV; this is encoded by the coding sequence ATGGACGATAAGACGCCGGTGCGGCGCAGGCGGCAAGCCGTGCCTGGGGGGCAACCCCGACGCATCCCGAGCCAGCAGCGCGGCCGTGATCGCTTTGAGAAGATTCTGGCTGTGGCTGCCGAACTGATCGAGAAGAACGGCAGCGATGCCCTGAAGATGAGCGAGATCGTCGAGAAGGCGGAGCTCTCCTTCGGCGCCCTCTATCAATATTTCCCAGACAAGACCTCGATCATCCGCACCCTTGCCGAACGCTTCAACGAAGAGGGCAGGCGGTGCGTCGAGGAGGAGCTGTCGAAGGTTACGGATGCCGCCTCGCTGCACCGGGCGCTCGGCACGATCACCGACGAATACTACCGCTTCTTCCGCCGCGAGCCCGTCATGCGCGATATCTGGCATGCGACGCAGGCAGACCGTCTGCTGCGAGCCGTCGATGCCGAAGATATGGAGTTTCATGCGCAGGCACTGTTCTCGGTGCTGAAGCGCCTCTGGCCTGAACGGAGGGAAAGTGACCTGCTGCCGGCCGCGCGGCTGCTGATGCAGCTGCTGGCGGCGGCCGTGCGCTATGCGATCTCGCTGGATGATGAGGAGGGGGAGACGGCGATCGCGCTCTACAAGAAGATGCTGCCCGCCGATCTCGAGCGCTTGGTCTAG
- the pgi gene encoding glucose-6-phosphate isomerase, whose product MNAIVEKLKSTAAATKATDIRAAFAADPKRFSRFTASLDDLLMDYSKTAVNDEILALLVKLAEEGGVAKKRDEMFSGKAINFTEDRAVLHTALRNRSNTPVLVDGKDVMPDVNSVLAAMGKFADGIRSGALKGATGKKITDVVNIGIGGSDLGPVMATLALAPFHDGPRAHFVSNIDGAHIADTLKLVQPETTLFIIASKTFTTVETMTNAQTARNFIAKALGDAAVQHHFAAVSTALDKVAAFGIGSERVFGFWDWVGGRYSLWSAIGLPIMIAIGPENFGKFLDGAHAVDNHFRQAPVTENLPMLLGLIGFYHRNVLGYPTRAVLPYDQRLSRFPAYLQQLDMESNGKGVTIDGTPVEGNSGPVVWGEPGTNGQHAFYQLIHQGTSIIPAEFMIAANAFEPELRHQHQLLMSNVLAQSEALMKGRTFEEAKKQLTDKGMDDKKADFIAPHRVFTGNRPSITFVYDKLTPYALGRLIALYEHRVFVEGVLFRINSFDQWGVELGKELATGLLPVVEGKESAAGHDSSTQGLVAALAKLAK is encoded by the coding sequence ATGAATGCCATCGTCGAAAAGCTGAAGAGCACTGCGGCCGCCACCAAAGCCACCGATATCCGCGCTGCCTTCGCCGCCGATCCCAAGCGCTTCTCGCGCTTTACCGCCTCCCTCGACGATCTCCTGATGGACTATTCGAAGACCGCGGTGAATGACGAGATCCTGGCGCTGCTCGTCAAGCTCGCCGAAGAAGGCGGCGTCGCGAAGAAGCGTGACGAGATGTTCTCCGGCAAGGCGATCAACTTCACCGAAGATCGCGCCGTGCTGCACACCGCGCTGCGCAACCGCTCCAACACGCCGGTGCTCGTCGATGGCAAGGATGTCATGCCTGACGTCAACTCGGTGCTCGCCGCCATGGGCAAATTTGCCGATGGCATCCGCTCGGGCGCGCTGAAGGGCGCGACTGGCAAGAAGATCACCGATGTTGTCAATATCGGTATCGGCGGCTCGGATCTCGGCCCGGTGATGGCGACGCTGGCGCTGGCGCCTTTCCATGACGGTCCGCGTGCGCATTTCGTGTCCAACATCGACGGCGCGCACATTGCCGACACGCTGAAGCTCGTTCAGCCTGAAACCACGCTGTTCATCATCGCTTCGAAGACCTTTACGACAGTCGAGACGATGACCAACGCACAGACGGCGCGCAACTTCATCGCCAAGGCTCTTGGCGACGCCGCCGTTCAGCACCATTTCGCCGCCGTTTCCACGGCGCTCGACAAGGTGGCCGCTTTCGGCATCGGCAGCGAGCGGGTCTTCGGCTTCTGGGATTGGGTTGGCGGCCGCTACTCGCTGTGGTCTGCAATCGGCCTGCCGATCATGATCGCCATCGGCCCCGAGAATTTCGGCAAGTTCCTCGATGGCGCCCATGCCGTCGACAATCACTTCCGTCAGGCGCCGGTTACCGAAAACCTGCCGATGCTGCTCGGCCTGATCGGCTTCTACCATCGCAATGTTCTTGGCTATCCGACGCGCGCCGTGCTGCCCTATGACCAGCGCCTGTCGCGCTTTCCGGCTTATCTGCAGCAGCTCGACATGGAATCGAACGGCAAGGGCGTGACGATCGACGGTACGCCGGTCGAAGGCAATTCCGGTCCGGTGGTATGGGGCGAGCCCGGCACCAACGGCCAGCACGCCTTCTACCAGCTGATTCATCAGGGCACGAGCATCATCCCCGCCGAGTTCATGATCGCCGCCAATGCCTTCGAGCCCGAGCTGCGCCACCAGCACCAGCTGCTGATGTCAAACGTTCTGGCGCAGTCGGAAGCGCTGATGAAGGGCCGCACCTTTGAGGAAGCCAAGAAGCAGCTGACCGACAAGGGCATGGACGACAAGAAGGCCGATTTCATCGCGCCGCATCGTGTCTTCACAGGCAACCGCCCGTCGATCACCTTCGTCTATGACAAGCTGACGCCCTACGCGCTCGGCCGGCTGATCGCGCTTTACGAGCATCGCGTCTTCGTCGAAGGCGTGCTCTTCCGCATCAACTCCTTCGACCAGTGGGGCGTCGAGCTCGGGAAGGAACTGGCGACCGGCCTGCTGCCTGTCGTCGAAGGCAAGGAAAGCGCTGCCGGCCACGACTCCTCGACGCAGGGTCTCGTCGCCGCTCTGGCAAAGCTTGCCAAGTAA
- a CDS encoding long-chain fatty acid--CoA ligase — protein sequence MNSISVHPGGEKRQKPWLATYPDIVPAEIPPLEYESVAELLEKSCERYADRVAFSSMGKALTYRDLEVQTRKVAAWLQSLGLQKGDRVAVMMPNVLQNPVAVYGILRAGLTVVNVNPLYTPRELEHQLRDAGAKAIFVLENFARTVEQVLVKTDVRHVVVTSLGEMLGAKGLIVNLVVRKVKKLVPSWSIPQHKTFKQVLSEGAGRSLQRPTLSGDDIAFLQYTGGTTGVAKGAILTHRNLLANKLQLQLWLKSAFDKKKQPDVLNFLCALPLYHIFALTVNSLMGMSLGAHNILIANPRDIPGFVKEFSKANVHIFPGLNTLFNALMNNAEFAKLDFSSLVMSLGGGMAVQRPVAERWLKMTGSHITEGYGLSETSPVATANRFDSPEFTGSIGLPIPSTELDIRDEDGNSLPLGEIGEICIRGPQVMAGYWNKPDETARVMTPDGYFRTGDMGFMDERGYTKIVDRKKDMILVSGFNVYPNEIEEVAAMHPGVLESAAVGVPDGHSGETVKLFVVRKDANLTEADVKAHCAANLTNYKRPRIIEFRDELPKSPVGKILRKDLRG from the coding sequence GGCAGAAGCCCTGGCTCGCGACCTATCCGGATATCGTACCGGCCGAAATTCCGCCGCTGGAATACGAATCGGTTGCCGAACTGCTGGAAAAGTCCTGTGAGCGCTATGCCGATCGCGTCGCCTTCTCCAGCATGGGGAAGGCACTGACCTATCGCGATCTCGAAGTGCAGACACGCAAGGTCGCCGCCTGGCTGCAGAGCCTCGGCCTGCAGAAGGGCGACCGCGTCGCCGTGATGATGCCGAACGTGCTGCAGAACCCGGTTGCCGTCTATGGCATCCTGCGCGCCGGCCTCACCGTCGTGAATGTCAATCCGCTCTATACGCCGCGCGAGCTCGAACATCAGCTGCGCGATGCCGGCGCGAAAGCGATCTTTGTGCTGGAGAATTTCGCCCGCACGGTGGAGCAGGTCCTGGTCAAGACCGACGTTCGCCATGTCGTCGTCACCTCGCTCGGCGAGATGCTCGGCGCCAAGGGACTGATCGTCAATCTGGTGGTGCGCAAGGTCAAGAAACTCGTGCCGTCCTGGTCGATCCCGCAGCACAAGACCTTCAAGCAGGTCCTTTCAGAAGGTGCAGGCCGCTCGCTGCAGCGCCCGACGCTCAGCGGCGATGATATCGCCTTCCTGCAATATACCGGCGGCACGACGGGTGTCGCCAAGGGCGCGATCCTGACGCATCGCAACCTGCTCGCCAACAAGCTGCAGCTGCAGCTCTGGCTGAAATCGGCCTTCGACAAGAAGAAGCAGCCGGATGTGCTGAACTTCCTCTGCGCCCTGCCGCTCTACCATATCTTCGCGCTGACGGTGAATTCACTAATGGGCATGTCGCTCGGCGCCCATAACATCCTGATCGCCAACCCGCGCGACATTCCGGGCTTCGTAAAGGAATTCAGCAAGGCCAATGTCCATATCTTCCCCGGCCTCAATACGCTCTTCAACGCGTTGATGAACAATGCCGAGTTCGCCAAGCTCGACTTCTCGTCGCTCGTCATGTCGCTCGGCGGCGGCATGGCTGTGCAGCGGCCGGTGGCGGAACGCTGGCTGAAGATGACCGGCTCGCACATCACCGAAGGCTATGGTCTTTCGGAGACGTCGCCTGTTGCCACCGCCAACCGCTTCGATTCCCCGGAATTCACCGGCTCGATCGGCCTGCCCATACCCTCGACCGAACTTGATATCCGCGACGAGGACGGCAATTCGCTGCCGCTCGGCGAAATCGGCGAGATCTGCATTCGCGGACCACAGGTGATGGCCGGCTACTGGAACAAGCCGGATGAGACGGCGCGAGTGATGACCCCGGACGGCTATTTCCGCACCGGCGACATGGGCTTCATGGACGAGCGTGGCTATACCAAGATCGTCGACCGCAAGAAGGACATGATCCTCGTCTCCGGCTTCAACGTCTATCCGAACGAAATCGAGGAAGTGGCGGCCATGCACCCGGGCGTTCTGGAATCGGCAGCCGTCGGCGTGCCGGACGGCCATTCGGGCGAGACGGTCAAGCTCTTTGTCGTGCGCAAGGACGCGAACCTGACCGAGGCCGACGTGAAGGCGCATTGCGCCGCCAACCTCACGAACTACAAGCGACCGCGGATCATCGAATTCCGCGACGAACTGCCGAAGAGCCCGGTCGGGAAGATCCTGCGCAAGGATCTGCGCGGTTGA
- a CDS encoding GGDEF domain-containing protein codes for MNLAMSEITQKFNASLTFKIFSICFASTHIPLLALITYLVTGFRSEAIPVLGTVLGATLIGTAFCLASVWMLIKPLHEIAKTVETYRATGAVKPVRSKRTDEVGVVTNGISVLIVELDATLSQLRRQATTDVLTGLGNRRWLKDIGSMEIARAARESTAISVVVFDLDHFKSINDEFGHDVGDQVLMAAGATIQHNLRPYDIAARIGGEEFCLVLPRTGTTAAIAIADRLRKELAAKAIGPLPAGRVTASFGVYRGDPKSESLKVMLTAADRKLYSAKNNGRNAVHWAAARSVSGESVAS; via the coding sequence ATGAATCTGGCGATGTCCGAAATCACTCAGAAGTTCAACGCGTCGCTCACTTTCAAGATTTTCTCAATATGCTTTGCATCGACGCATATCCCCCTACTCGCCCTCATCACCTACCTCGTCACCGGCTTTCGCAGCGAAGCCATCCCGGTGCTTGGAACGGTGTTGGGCGCCACGCTCATCGGCACGGCGTTCTGCCTGGCATCCGTCTGGATGCTGATCAAGCCGTTGCATGAGATCGCAAAGACTGTGGAAACCTATCGCGCCACCGGCGCGGTCAAGCCGGTGCGCAGCAAGCGCACGGACGAGGTCGGTGTCGTCACCAACGGCATTTCGGTTCTCATTGTCGAGCTGGACGCCACCCTCTCGCAGCTGCGCCGTCAGGCAACGACAGATGTTCTCACCGGCCTCGGCAATCGCCGCTGGCTGAAGGATATCGGCTCGATGGAGATCGCCCGGGCGGCACGCGAGAGCACGGCAATCAGCGTCGTCGTCTTCGACCTCGACCATTTCAAATCGATCAACGACGAATTCGGCCACGATGTCGGCGACCAGGTGCTGATGGCGGCGGGCGCGACGATCCAGCACAATCTTCGGCCCTACGATATCGCCGCCCGCATCGGCGGCGAGGAATTCTGCCTTGTTCTGCCTCGGACGGGCACCACGGCAGCGATCGCCATTGCCGACCGGCTGCGCAAGGAACTGGCCGCCAAGGCGATCGGGCCGCTTCCGGCCGGACGCGTGACCGCAAGCTTCGGCGTCTATCGTGGTGACCCCAAAAGCGAGAGCTTGAAGGTGATGCTGACGGCGGCAGACCGGAAGCTCTATTCGGCAAAGAACAATGGCCGCAACGCCGTGCACTGGGCGGCAGCCCGGTCGGTCTCCGGCGAAAGCGTCGCCAGCTAG